One window of the Shimwellia blattae DSM 4481 = NBRC 105725 genome contains the following:
- the tatC gene encoding Sec-independent protein translocase subunit TatC, with protein MAVDDTQPLISHLIELRKRLLNCIIAILVIFLCLVYFANDIYQLISAPLISQMPLGATMIATDVASPFFTPIKLTIMVSVILSAPVILYQVWAFIAPALYKHERRLVVPLLVSSTLLFYIGMAFAYFVVFPLAFGFLTKTAPAGVVISTDITNYLDFVMALFMAFGVSFEVPVAIVLLCWMGVTTPEDLRKKRPYVLVGAFVVGMLLTPPDVFSQTLLAIPMYCLFEVGVFCSRFYVGKRRIPQEDEEQDEPAADSADTESKQ; from the coding sequence ATGGCTGTTGATGATACCCAACCGCTCATCAGTCACCTGATTGAGCTTCGCAAACGTCTGCTGAATTGCATTATCGCAATTCTGGTAATTTTCCTGTGTCTGGTCTATTTCGCTAACGATATCTACCAGCTGATCTCCGCACCGCTGATAAGCCAGATGCCGCTGGGCGCAACGATGATAGCAACCGATGTTGCATCGCCGTTCTTCACCCCGATCAAGCTGACCATTATGGTGTCGGTGATTTTGTCTGCCCCGGTGATCCTCTACCAGGTGTGGGCGTTTATTGCCCCGGCCCTGTACAAGCACGAGCGCCGCCTGGTGGTGCCGCTGCTGGTATCCAGCACCCTGCTGTTTTATATCGGCATGGCGTTCGCCTACTTTGTGGTGTTCCCGCTGGCCTTCGGCTTTCTGACCAAAACCGCCCCTGCCGGGGTGGTGATATCCACGGATATTACCAACTACCTTGATTTCGTCATGGCGCTGTTTATGGCGTTCGGGGTGTCGTTTGAGGTGCCGGTCGCCATTGTGCTGCTGTGCTGGATGGGGGTCACCACACCGGAAGATTTGCGCAAAAAGCGCCCCTATGTTCTGGTGGGTGCGTTTGTGGTGGGGATGCTGCTCACACCGCCGGATGTCTTCTCCCAGACGCTGCTGGCCATTCCAATGTACTGCCTGTTTGAGGTGGGGGTATTCTGTTCACGCTTCTATGTAGGTAAGCGACGCATACCGCAAGAGGACGAAGAGCAGGATGAGCCCGCAGCAGACAGTGCGGACACAGAATCAAAACAGTAA
- a CDS encoding dienelactone hydrolase family protein, with product MTDNTTHNNTEAKYAPAASPIATAPIQTSTQGITAHETTVPSRGDSMPAYVAAPEHADGPLPIVIVVQEVFGVHEHIRDICHRLAREGYLAVAPELYFRQGDASDFDDIQSLLTGLVAKVPDSQVLADLDHVASWAGRNGGDTTRLMITGFCWGGRITWLYAAHNPQLKAAVAWYGRLTGDKTLNSPQPPVDVATQLSAPVLGLYGAQDTSIPQESVETMRQALRAANARAEIVVYPDAGHAFNADYRPSYHQASAEDGWQRMLEWFARYGKSR from the coding sequence ATGACAGACAACACAACACATAATAATACCGAAGCGAAATACGCCCCTGCGGCTTCCCCCATTGCCACAGCACCGATACAGACCTCCACACAAGGTATTACCGCCCACGAGACCACCGTGCCCAGCCGCGGGGACAGTATGCCTGCCTATGTTGCCGCCCCGGAACATGCCGACGGCCCGCTGCCGATTGTGATTGTGGTTCAGGAGGTTTTTGGCGTTCATGAGCATATTCGCGATATCTGCCACCGCCTGGCCCGGGAGGGGTATCTGGCGGTAGCGCCGGAGCTCTACTTCCGCCAGGGGGACGCCAGTGACTTTGACGATATCCAGAGCCTGCTGACCGGGCTTGTGGCAAAGGTGCCGGATAGCCAGGTTCTGGCGGATCTGGATCATGTGGCCAGCTGGGCGGGCAGAAATGGCGGGGACACCACGCGCCTGATGATAACCGGCTTCTGCTGGGGCGGGCGCATTACCTGGCTGTATGCAGCCCATAACCCGCAGTTAAAAGCCGCCGTGGCCTGGTATGGCCGCCTCACCGGCGACAAAACGCTGAATTCACCGCAGCCCCCGGTCGATGTGGCAACCCAGCTCAGCGCGCCGGTGCTGGGGCTGTATGGCGCGCAGGATACCAGCATCCCCCAGGAGAGCGTGGAGACCATGCGCCAGGCGCTGCGTGCCGCCAACGCCCGGGCAGAGATTGTGGTCTACCCGGATGCCGGGCACGCCTTTAATGCGGACTACCGCCCCAGCTACCACCAGGCCTCAGCGGAGGATGGCTGGCAACGTATGCTGGAATGGTTCGCCCGCTATGGTAAAAGCCGCTAA
- the ubiE gene encoding bifunctional demethylmenaquinone methyltransferase/2-methoxy-6-polyprenyl-1,4-benzoquinol methylase UbiE produces the protein MVEDTQETTHFGFRTVAKAEKEDMVAHVFHSVAAKYDVMNDLMSFGIHRIWKRFTIDCSGVRRGQKVLDLAGGTGDLTAKFSRLVGETGEVVLADINDSMLKMGREKLRNIGIVGNVNYVQANAEELPFPDNTFDCITISFGLRNVTDKDKALRSMFRVLKPGGRLLVLEFSKPVFDPLSKIYDAYSFHVLPRIGEMVAQDAESYRYLAESIRMHPDQETLKGMMENAGFENTTYFNLTAGIVALHRGYKF, from the coding sequence ATGGTTGAGGATACACAAGAAACGACGCATTTTGGCTTCCGTACTGTAGCTAAAGCCGAAAAAGAAGATATGGTTGCCCACGTCTTTCACTCTGTGGCTGCAAAGTATGATGTCATGAACGATCTGATGTCATTCGGGATCCACCGTATCTGGAAGCGGTTCACCATTGACTGCAGCGGCGTGCGGCGTGGCCAGAAGGTGCTCGATCTGGCAGGCGGCACCGGCGATCTTACCGCCAAATTTTCGCGGCTGGTGGGGGAGACCGGAGAGGTTGTTCTTGCAGATATCAACGACTCAATGCTCAAAATGGGCCGGGAAAAACTGCGCAACATCGGTATCGTGGGCAACGTAAACTACGTGCAGGCGAATGCGGAAGAGCTGCCCTTTCCGGACAACACGTTCGACTGTATCACCATCTCTTTTGGCCTGCGTAACGTCACCGACAAAGACAAAGCGCTGCGCTCGATGTTCCGCGTGCTGAAGCCGGGCGGACGCCTGCTGGTGCTGGAGTTCTCCAAACCGGTGTTTGATCCGCTCAGCAAAATTTATGATGCCTATTCATTCCACGTTCTGCCGCGCATTGGCGAAATGGTCGCCCAGGATGCAGAGAGCTACCGCTATCTGGCGGAGTCTATCCGCATGCATCCGGACCAGGAGACCCTCAAGGGGATGATGGAAAACGCCGGGTTCGAAAACACCACCTATTTCAATCTGACGGCGGGGATCGTCGCTTTACACCGTGGATATAAGTTCTGA
- the metE gene encoding 5-methyltetrahydropteroyltriglutamate--homocysteine S-methyltransferase, giving the protein MTIINHTLGFPRVGLHRELKKAQESYWAGSTTREQLLETGRELRARHWQQQKDAGIDLLPVGDFAWYDHVLTTSLMLGNVPPRHQNADGHIDIDTLFRIGRGRAPTGEPAAASEMTKWFNTNYHYIVPEFTRGQQFSLSWTQLLDEVDEALALGHNVKPVLLGPLTWLWLGKVKGEPFDRLELLASVLPVYQQVLAALAARGIEWVQIDEPILVLDLPDPWRQAYLPAYQALAGQVKLLLTSYFEGVTPNLDVITALPVQGLHVDLVLGDDEIHTLHQRLPEGWVLSAGLVNGRNVWRADLSKQFARVKGLVGQRPLWVGSSCSLLHSPIDLSVETRLDDEVKSWFAFALQKCTELALLRDALNSGDTREIDQWSAPVQARRHSPRVHNPAVAARLAAVTARDSERNQPYARRAEVQRARFSLPDWPTTTIGSFPQTTEIRGLRLDFKRGRLDASGYRTGIATHIRQAIAEQERLGLDVLVHGEAERNDMVEYFGEHLDGFAFTQNGWVQSYGSRCVKPPVVIGDISRPAPITVEWARYAQSLTDKPVKGMLTGPVTILCWSFPREDVSRETIARQIALALRDEVADLEAAGIGIIQIDEPALREGLPLRQRDWQAYLAWAVEVFRLNAAVARDDTQIHTHMCYCEFNDIMDSIAALDADVITIETSRSDMELLESFEAFEYPNEIGPGVYDIHSPNVPSVAWIENLLQKAARYIPAQRLWVNPDCGLKTRGWPETRAALANMVTAAKNLRRA; this is encoded by the coding sequence ATGACCATAATTAACCATACTCTTGGTTTTCCCCGCGTTGGCTTGCATCGCGAGCTGAAAAAGGCCCAGGAAAGCTACTGGGCGGGCAGCACTACCCGCGAGCAGCTGCTGGAGACCGGCCGTGAACTGCGCGCCCGCCACTGGCAACAGCAAAAAGACGCCGGTATCGACCTGCTGCCGGTGGGGGATTTTGCCTGGTACGATCATGTGCTGACCACCAGCCTGATGCTGGGGAATGTACCGCCCCGCCACCAGAACGCCGACGGCCATATTGATATCGACACCCTGTTCCGCATAGGGCGCGGCCGTGCCCCGACCGGCGAGCCTGCGGCGGCGTCGGAAATGACCAAATGGTTTAACACGAACTACCACTACATAGTGCCGGAGTTCACCCGTGGCCAGCAGTTTTCCCTGAGCTGGACCCAGTTGCTTGATGAAGTCGACGAAGCGCTGGCGCTGGGCCATAACGTGAAGCCGGTACTCCTCGGGCCGCTGACCTGGCTGTGGCTGGGCAAAGTGAAAGGCGAACCCTTCGACCGCCTGGAACTGCTGGCGTCTGTATTACCGGTGTATCAGCAGGTGCTGGCCGCCCTGGCGGCGCGCGGTATCGAATGGGTGCAGATTGACGAGCCCATCCTGGTGCTGGATTTGCCCGACCCGTGGCGCCAGGCGTATCTGCCCGCCTATCAGGCACTGGCAGGCCAGGTAAAACTGCTACTGACCAGCTATTTCGAAGGGGTGACCCCGAACCTGGATGTGATAACCGCACTGCCGGTACAGGGGCTGCATGTGGATCTGGTCCTGGGGGATGATGAAATACACACCCTGCACCAGCGCCTGCCTGAGGGCTGGGTGCTCTCGGCGGGCCTGGTCAATGGCCGGAACGTGTGGCGTGCGGATCTGAGTAAACAGTTTGCCCGGGTGAAGGGGCTGGTGGGCCAGCGCCCGCTGTGGGTGGGATCTTCCTGCTCGCTGCTGCACAGCCCCATCGATCTGAGCGTGGAGACCCGCCTGGATGATGAGGTGAAAAGCTGGTTTGCCTTCGCCCTGCAAAAGTGTACGGAGCTGGCCCTGCTGCGTGATGCCCTGAACAGTGGCGATACCCGGGAAATCGACCAGTGGAGCGCGCCGGTGCAGGCCCGCCGTCACTCGCCCCGGGTGCATAACCCGGCGGTGGCCGCACGCCTGGCGGCAGTCACCGCCCGCGACAGTGAACGCAACCAGCCCTACGCCCGGCGGGCAGAAGTGCAGCGCGCCCGGTTTTCACTGCCGGACTGGCCGACCACCACCATCGGCTCTTTTCCCCAGACCACGGAGATCCGCGGCCTGCGGCTGGATTTCAAACGCGGCCGTCTGGATGCCAGCGGCTACCGTACCGGCATTGCGACTCATATCCGCCAGGCTATTGCGGAGCAGGAGCGGCTGGGGCTGGATGTCCTGGTCCACGGGGAGGCGGAGCGTAACGACATGGTGGAATACTTTGGCGAGCATCTGGACGGTTTTGCCTTTACCCAGAACGGCTGGGTGCAGAGCTACGGCTCGCGCTGTGTAAAACCCCCGGTGGTGATTGGCGATATCAGCCGCCCGGCGCCGATTACCGTTGAGTGGGCCAGATATGCCCAGTCCCTGACCGACAAACCGGTAAAAGGGATGCTCACCGGGCCAGTGACCATTCTGTGCTGGTCCTTCCCCAGGGAAGATGTCTCCCGGGAGACCATCGCCAGGCAGATAGCCCTGGCCCTGCGTGATGAGGTGGCGGATCTGGAGGCGGCCGGTATCGGAATTATTCAGATTGATGAACCGGCCCTGCGGGAAGGGCTGCCCCTGCGCCAGCGCGACTGGCAGGCGTACCTGGCCTGGGCGGTGGAGGTCTTCCGCCTGAATGCGGCAGTAGCCCGGGACGACACCCAGATCCACACCCATATGTGTTATTGCGAGTTTAACGACATCATGGATTCGATAGCGGCGCTGGATGCGGATGTGATAACCATTGAGACGTCACGTTCAGATATGGAGCTGCTGGAATCCTTTGAAGCGTTTGAATATCCTAATGAGATTGGCCCCGGGGTCTATGATATTCACTCACCCAATGTGCCGAGCGTGGCGTGGATTGAAAACCTGCTGCAAAAAGCCGCCCGGTATATCCCGGCACAGCGCCTGTGGGTGAACCCGGACTGTGGGCTGAAGACGCGCGGCTGGCCGGAAACCCGCGCGGCGCTGGCGAACATGGTGACGGCGGCGAAAAACCTGCGCCGCGCCTGA
- the tatB gene encoding Sec-independent protein translocase protein TatB → MFDIGFSELILVFVIGLVVLGPQRLPVAVRTVAGWIRALRSLATTVQGELSKELKLQEFQDSLNKVEKASKASLGNLSPELKASMDELREAAESMKRSYSHNDPEKASDEEHAIVHPHTAPGEPESPVNTGTEHDPAVAHTESAAPQAVVPKKDDAVAAPTPSQPGDKS, encoded by the coding sequence GTGTTCGACATCGGTTTTAGTGAACTGATCCTGGTTTTTGTCATCGGTCTGGTGGTGCTGGGCCCCCAGCGCCTGCCGGTGGCGGTCAGAACCGTGGCGGGGTGGATCCGGGCATTACGCTCACTGGCCACCACTGTGCAGGGGGAGCTGAGCAAAGAGCTTAAGCTCCAGGAGTTCCAGGACAGTCTGAACAAAGTAGAAAAAGCCAGCAAGGCCAGCCTTGGCAATCTCTCCCCGGAGCTGAAAGCCTCCATGGACGAACTGCGGGAAGCGGCTGAATCTATGAAACGCTCTTACTCCCACAACGATCCGGAAAAAGCCAGCGATGAAGAGCACGCTATTGTGCACCCGCATACTGCACCCGGTGAGCCGGAGAGCCCGGTAAACACGGGTACAGAGCATGACCCGGCCGTGGCGCACACTGAGAGCGCAGCGCCGCAGGCTGTGGTGCCCAAAAAAGACGATGCCGTCGCGGCTCCGACACCTTCTCAACCTGGCGATAAATCCTGA
- the tatA gene encoding Sec-independent protein translocase subunit TatA: MGGISIWQLLIIVVIVVLLFGTKKLSSLGSDLGASIKGFKKAMNDDDATDKQKSAPDADFTAKSLSEKTGDAQKDEAKSKDKEQV, translated from the coding sequence ATGGGCGGCATCAGTATCTGGCAATTATTAATTATTGTTGTCATTGTTGTTTTGCTTTTTGGCACCAAAAAACTCAGCTCCCTTGGCTCTGATCTTGGCGCATCCATCAAAGGCTTTAAAAAAGCGATGAATGACGACGACGCAACAGACAAACAGAAATCGGCACCGGATGCGGATTTCACAGCAAAATCGCTCTCTGAAAAAACCGGCGACGCACAGAAAGACGAAGCGAAGAGCAAAGATAAAGAGCAGGTGTAA
- the rmuC gene encoding DNA recombination protein RmuC, whose translation MDLTIIYLIVAVAAGMAIGWLACGLNGARQKAAEQEAQRDIWGELMAARQALEQNAHWREECEQLNRELRNQLEINSAQEADLREMATRLEEGRLRADEKVRQMINSEQRLAEQFENLANRIFEQSSRRVDEQNRQSLTGLLTPLREQLDGFRRQVQESFGQEARERHTLAYEIRNLQQLNTRMAEEALNLTRALKGDNKAQGNWGEMVLTRVLEASGLREGYEYQTQVSITLEGNTRMQPDVIVRLPQGKDVVVDAKMALVAYERYFNADDDQTREAALNEHIAAIRNHIRLLSRKDYQQLPGLRSLDYVLMFIPVEPAFQVAIARQPELLNEALKNNIMLVSPTTLLVALRTVANLWRYEHQSRNAQQIAERAARLYDKVRLFIDDMTAMGQSLDKARDKYHTAMNKLSQGRGNILLQADAFRELGVEVKQEINPELMDQARQKADDNSPPGEADTGYEATQHYQAQYR comes from the coding sequence GTGGATCTCACCATTATTTATCTTATTGTGGCTGTGGCGGCGGGTATGGCCATCGGCTGGCTGGCCTGCGGGCTGAACGGGGCACGCCAGAAGGCGGCGGAACAGGAGGCCCAGCGCGATATCTGGGGGGAGCTGATGGCAGCCCGCCAGGCACTGGAGCAGAACGCCCACTGGCGGGAAGAGTGCGAACAGCTCAACCGCGAATTGCGCAATCAGCTGGAAATTAACAGCGCCCAGGAGGCGGATCTGCGCGAAATGGCCACCCGCCTGGAAGAGGGCCGTCTGCGGGCCGATGAGAAAGTCCGCCAGATGATCAACAGCGAGCAGCGCCTGGCCGAACAGTTTGAAAATCTCGCAAACCGGATCTTTGAACAGAGCAGCCGCCGGGTGGATGAGCAAAACCGCCAGAGCCTGACCGGCCTGCTGACGCCGCTGCGCGAACAGCTGGACGGGTTTCGCCGCCAGGTGCAGGAGAGCTTTGGTCAGGAAGCCCGTGAGCGCCACACCCTGGCCTATGAAATCCGCAACCTGCAGCAGCTCAACACCCGGATGGCCGAAGAGGCTCTTAACCTCACCCGCGCCCTGAAAGGGGATAACAAAGCCCAGGGGAACTGGGGCGAAATGGTACTCACCCGGGTGCTGGAGGCCTCCGGCCTGCGTGAAGGCTATGAGTACCAGACCCAGGTCAGTATTACCCTGGAAGGCAACACCCGCATGCAGCCGGATGTGATTGTGCGCCTGCCCCAGGGCAAAGATGTGGTGGTGGATGCCAAAATGGCGCTGGTGGCCTATGAACGCTACTTTAACGCCGACGATGACCAGACCCGCGAGGCGGCGCTGAACGAGCATATAGCGGCGATTCGTAACCATATCCGCCTGCTGAGCCGCAAAGATTACCAGCAGTTACCGGGCCTGCGCTCCCTTGACTATGTGCTGATGTTTATCCCGGTGGAGCCTGCGTTTCAGGTGGCGATCGCCCGCCAGCCGGAGTTGCTTAATGAGGCCCTGAAAAACAATATTATGCTGGTAAGCCCCACCACATTGCTGGTGGCGCTGCGCACGGTGGCAAACCTGTGGCGGTATGAACACCAGAGCCGCAATGCCCAGCAAATCGCCGAACGGGCGGCCCGTCTGTATGACAAAGTACGCCTGTTTATTGATGATATGACCGCCATGGGGCAAAGCCTGGATAAAGCCCGGGATAAATACCACACCGCCATGAATAAGTTATCTCAGGGGCGGGGGAATATTTTGCTTCAGGCTGATGCCTTCCGGGAGCTGGGGGTGGAAGTGAAACAGGAAATTAACCCGGAACTGATGGACCAGGCGCGCCAGAAAGCGGATGATAATTCACCTCCCGGAGAAGCTGACACCGGCTATGAGGCAACGCAGCACTACCAGGCACAATATCGTTGA
- the udp gene encoding uridine phosphorylase, which produces MSQSDVFHLGLTKNDLQGATLAIVPGDPQRVEKIAALMDNPVLLASHREFTSWRAELDGKAVIVCSTGIGGPSTSIAVEELAQLGVRTFLRVGTTGAIQPHINVGDVLVTTGSVRLDGASLHFAPLAFPAVADFSCTTALVEAARAVGATTHIGVTASSDTFYPGQERYDTFSGRVTREFKGSMAEWQSMGVMNYEMESATLLTMCASQGLRAGMVAGVIVNRTQQEIPNAETMKQTESHAVRIVVEAARRLL; this is translated from the coding sequence ATGTCTCAGTCTGATGTTTTTCACCTTGGGCTCACCAAAAATGATTTACAGGGTGCCACGCTGGCAATTGTTCCCGGGGATCCGCAGCGGGTGGAAAAGATAGCCGCGCTGATGGACAACCCGGTGCTGCTGGCGTCTCACCGCGAGTTTACCTCCTGGCGCGCGGAGCTGGACGGCAAAGCGGTGATTGTCTGCTCTACCGGTATTGGCGGCCCGTCCACCTCGATTGCGGTAGAAGAGCTGGCCCAGCTTGGGGTACGCACCTTCCTGCGGGTGGGCACCACGGGCGCTATTCAGCCGCATATTAATGTGGGCGACGTTCTGGTGACTACCGGCTCGGTGCGCCTGGACGGGGCCAGCCTGCACTTCGCCCCGCTGGCGTTCCCGGCAGTGGCTGATTTCAGCTGCACCACCGCCCTGGTGGAGGCCGCCCGTGCCGTGGGTGCGACCACCCATATCGGGGTAACGGCCTCTTCAGATACCTTCTACCCGGGCCAGGAGCGTTACGACACCTTCTCTGGCCGGGTCACCCGTGAATTCAAAGGCTCCATGGCGGAGTGGCAGTCCATGGGCGTGATGAACTATGAAATGGAATCCGCAACGCTGCTGACCATGTGCGCCAGCCAGGGGCTGCGCGCGGGGATGGTGGCCGGGGTGATTGTTAACCGCACCCAGCAGGAGATCCCCAACGCCGAAACCATGAAGCAGACCGAAAGCCACGCGGTACGCATTGTGGTGGAAGCCGCCCGCCGCCTGCTGTAA
- the ubiJ gene encoding ubiquinone biosynthesis protein UbiJ, with product MPLLPVMTAALEGGLNAALYRNRALKPARQRLAGKVLRLDVQYLPGPLVLVFSEQQLDVVGQWEGEADCRVVTQLTTLTKLRDRRQLTGLIRSGELEVHGDIQVVQNLVALLDLAEFDLAEVLSPWTGDIVAEGISRVMKTGGHWLQRTAARQQRYLAESLTEEWRLAPGPLEVAWFAGEVDALERATQALMTRLEKLESK from the coding sequence ATGCCGCTACTTCCGGTAATGACGGCCGCCCTTGAAGGCGGGCTGAATGCGGCGCTGTACCGCAACCGGGCGCTGAAACCCGCCCGGCAGCGTCTGGCGGGCAAGGTGCTGCGCCTGGACGTACAGTATCTTCCGGGGCCGCTGGTGCTGGTCTTTAGCGAGCAGCAGCTGGATGTGGTGGGCCAGTGGGAAGGCGAGGCGGACTGCCGGGTGGTGACGCAACTGACCACCTTAACGAAGCTCCGCGATCGCCGGCAACTGACCGGCCTTATCCGCAGCGGCGAGCTGGAAGTCCACGGCGACATTCAGGTGGTACAAAACCTGGTGGCGCTGCTGGATCTGGCTGAATTTGACCTCGCTGAGGTGCTCTCTCCCTGGACTGGCGATATTGTCGCCGAAGGGATAAGCCGGGTGATGAAAACCGGCGGCCACTGGTTACAGCGCACCGCCGCGCGCCAGCAGCGTTATCTGGCTGAGTCGCTCACTGAAGAGTGGCGCCTGGCCCCGGGCCCGCTGGAAGTGGCCTGGTTTGCCGGGGAAGTGGATGCCCTGGAGCGCGCAACGCAGGCGCTGATGACCCGTCTGGAGAAACTGGAGAGCAAATGA
- the ubiB gene encoding ubiquinone biosynthesis regulatory protein kinase UbiB yields the protein MTPGEMRRLYFIVRTFLSYGLDELIPVMRITLPLRLGRRLLFWMPNRHKDKPLGERLRLALQQLGPVWIKFGQMLSTRRDLFAPHIADQLALLQDRVAPFDGAKAQQQIEQAMGGKPVEAWFDDFQVQPLASASIAQVHTARLKENGKEVVIKVIRPDILPVIKADMKLIYRIARWVPRLLPDGRRLRPVEVVREYEKTLLDELNLAREAANAIQLRRNFEDSPMLYIPEVYADYCNEDMMVMERIYGVPVSDTATLNKMGTNMQLLAERGVQVFFTQVFRDSFFHADMHPGNIFVSYEHPEDPKYIGIDCGIVGSLNKNDKRYLAENFIAFFNRDYRKVAELHVDSGWVPPDTNVEEFEFAIRTVCEPIFEKPLAEISFGHVLMNLFNTARRFNMEVQPQLVLLQKTLLYVEGVGRQLYPQLDLWKTAKPFLESWIRDQVGLPALFRAFKEKAPYWVEKMPEIPELVYDSLRQSKQLQLSIDRIAGEMRQHRTRQSQSRYLFGIGAIFMMSGTLLLIFRPDPLWAPVGMMAAGILSWITGWRRAG from the coding sequence ATGACGCCTGGTGAAATGCGGCGCCTTTATTTTATCGTCCGCACATTTTTGAGTTACGGGCTCGATGAACTGATCCCCGTAATGCGCATTACCCTGCCGCTGCGTCTCGGGCGGCGGCTGCTGTTCTGGATGCCCAACCGCCATAAAGATAAACCGCTCGGCGAGAGGCTGCGCCTGGCATTACAGCAGCTGGGCCCGGTGTGGATAAAATTCGGGCAGATGCTCTCTACCCGCCGGGATCTGTTTGCGCCGCACATTGCGGACCAACTGGCCCTGCTACAGGACCGGGTTGCCCCGTTTGACGGCGCGAAAGCGCAGCAGCAAATCGAGCAGGCCATGGGCGGGAAGCCGGTAGAAGCCTGGTTTGATGATTTCCAGGTGCAGCCGCTGGCCTCCGCCTCGATTGCCCAGGTACATACCGCCCGCCTGAAAGAGAACGGCAAAGAGGTGGTCATTAAGGTGATCCGCCCGGATATTCTGCCGGTTATCAAAGCGGACATGAAACTTATCTACCGCATTGCCCGCTGGGTGCCACGCCTGCTGCCCGATGGCCGCCGCCTGCGCCCGGTAGAAGTGGTGCGTGAATACGAAAAGACCCTGCTGGATGAGCTGAACCTGGCCCGGGAGGCGGCAAACGCCATTCAGTTGCGGCGCAATTTTGAAGACAGCCCGATGCTGTACATCCCGGAAGTCTATGCGGACTACTGCAACGAAGACATGATGGTGATGGAGCGCATCTACGGGGTGCCGGTGTCGGACACGGCCACGCTGAACAAAATGGGCACCAACATGCAGCTGCTGGCTGAGCGCGGCGTACAGGTGTTTTTTACCCAGGTGTTTCGCGACAGCTTCTTCCATGCGGATATGCACCCGGGGAATATTTTTGTCAGCTACGAGCACCCGGAAGATCCCAAATATATCGGTATTGATTGCGGGATTGTCGGCTCCCTGAACAAGAACGACAAACGCTACCTGGCGGAAAACTTTATCGCCTTTTTTAATCGCGATTACCGCAAAGTGGCGGAGCTGCATGTGGATTCCGGCTGGGTTCCGCCGGACACCAACGTGGAAGAGTTCGAGTTTGCTATCCGCACCGTGTGTGAGCCGATTTTTGAAAAGCCCCTGGCGGAGATCTCGTTTGGCCATGTGCTGATGAATCTGTTCAATACCGCCCGGCGTTTTAACATGGAAGTGCAGCCCCAGCTGGTATTACTCCAGAAAACCCTGCTGTACGTTGAGGGGGTAGGGCGCCAGCTGTATCCACAGCTGGACCTGTGGAAAACCGCCAAACCGTTTCTTGAATCCTGGATCCGCGATCAGGTGGGTTTACCGGCTCTGTTCCGGGCGTTTAAGGAAAAAGCACCCTACTGGGTGGAAAAAATGCCGGAAATTCCGGAACTGGTTTACGACAGTCTGCGCCAGAGCAAACAATTACAGCTCAGTATTGATAGAATTGCAGGCGAAATGCGCCAGCACCGCACCCGTCAGAGTCAGTCCCGCTATTTATTCGGCATTGGGGCGATATTCATGATGAGCGGGACATTATTGCTGATCTTCCGGCCCGATCCTTTATGGGCACCGGTGGGGATGATGGCCGCCGGTATCCTGAGCTGGATAACCGGGTGGCGGCGCGCTGGCTGA